One segment of Vagococcus martis DNA contains the following:
- a CDS encoding ABC transporter permease: MTDLNISNTSLLLASLLIVVALVIDYKEKLGLGKDIFISAFRTVVQLFIIGYVLGFVFQLDNIILTLVMVAFIILNAAHHAGKRANHLDKAFQISFISIGFGTVLSLGILFLSGTLKWTPSQIVPITGMIASNAMTAVGVGYRSMATKFEDQRQQVQEKLALGATEKQSTLPIVRESIKAAMSPSIDRAKTVGLVSLPGMMSGLMFAGIDPTTAIRYQIVVMFMLIATTGFSTMIASYLSYKQYFNDLSQLK, from the coding sequence ATGACAGACTTAAATATTTCAAATACGTCACTATTGTTAGCGAGTTTATTAATCGTGGTTGCTTTAGTGATTGACTACAAAGAAAAACTTGGGCTTGGAAAGGATATTTTTATTTCAGCTTTTAGAACCGTCGTGCAATTATTTATTATTGGGTATGTATTAGGTTTTGTATTTCAATTAGACAATATTATTCTAACCTTAGTTATGGTAGCTTTTATCATTTTAAATGCGGCACACCATGCTGGAAAACGCGCAAATCATTTAGACAAAGCATTTCAAATTTCTTTCATCTCCATTGGATTTGGCACTGTTTTATCTTTAGGAATTCTTTTTTTATCTGGCACTTTAAAATGGACGCCTTCACAAATTGTTCCCATCACCGGTATGATTGCGAGTAATGCGATGACGGCTGTCGGGGTTGGGTATCGTTCAATGGCAACTAAATTCGAAGATCAACGGCAACAAGTTCAGGAAAAATTAGCTTTAGGCGCAACAGAGAAACAATCAACTTTACCTATTGTTAGAGAAAGTATCAAAGCCGCGATGTCTCCGAGTATCGACAGAGCAAAAACAGTTGGGCTTGTTAGTTTACCCGGTATGATGTCTGGATTAATGTTTGCTGGTATTGATCCTACAACAGCGATTAGATATCAAATTGTTGTCATGTTTATGTTGATTGCAACAACTGGTTTTTCAACGATGATAGCCAGCTATTTATCATATAAACAATACTTTAACGATTTATCTCAATTAAAAT
- a CDS encoding ABC transporter ATP-binding protein, with the protein MTTLFNLENIFYSVQNQTILNNINLTIEAGDFITISGPSGSGKSTLLKMLASMITPTSGCLTYKGKTLKKERITDYRKEVSYFFQQPTLFDDTVMDNLKFPFDIRQAEFDKSRVTKLLKRFKLNESYLDKKIIDLSGGEKQRIAFVRNLVFEPDVLLLDEVTSALDDENKEIIQQFITEDLKDKTIIWVTHDNGEFKLGKRQLSIVDGILEEK; encoded by the coding sequence ATGACAACTTTATTTAACTTGGAAAATATTTTTTATTCCGTACAAAATCAAACCATTCTCAATAATATCAACCTAACTATTGAAGCTGGAGATTTTATTACAATTAGTGGACCTTCTGGTAGTGGGAAAAGTACATTACTTAAAATGCTTGCTTCAATGATTACTCCAACATCTGGATGCTTAACCTATAAAGGCAAAACTCTAAAAAAAGAACGGATCACAGATTACAGAAAAGAAGTTTCCTATTTTTTTCAACAACCAACACTGTTTGATGACACTGTTATGGATAATTTGAAGTTTCCTTTTGATATCAGACAAGCTGAATTTGACAAATCAAGAGTAACAAAACTACTTAAGAGATTCAAACTTAACGAATCTTACCTTGATAAAAAGATTATCGACCTTTCAGGAGGAGAAAAACAACGAATTGCTTTTGTTAGAAACTTAGTGTTTGAACCTGACGTTTTATTATTAGATGAAGTGACAAGTGCACTTGATGATGAAAACAAAGAAATCATTCAACAGTTCATCACAGAAGATTTAAAAGACAAAACCATTATATGGGTGACTCATGATAATGGTGAATTTAAACTTGGAAAACGTCAGCTAAGTATTGTTGATGGAATTTTGGAGGAGAAGTAG